The Equus caballus isolate H_3958 breed thoroughbred chromosome 25, TB-T2T, whole genome shotgun sequence nucleotide sequence GATTTCAAGAGAGTCAAGGCCAACTGGTGGGCCATCAACAATTGATGTAAGTACTCTTAATAGTCTTGTCTCACATGAGTTAAAAATGCTAACCTCCATCAGCTTGATTGTTTACCAAGAACAAGGGGAAACTAGAGTTGAGTGGAGCCAATTCCACTTGTGGGCTTGTCATGAGGGTGCTGCCTGGGATTACTTCTTTCCCATCAGCTTCCTCAGGCCCCGTTTCAGGTCtttgtttctcaggctgtagataAAAGGGTTTAGCATGGAGGACAAAACTGTGTAGACAATTGTTGCTATGTGGTCCCTGACAGCGTAGGTGGACAGGGGCTGTAAATAGACATAGAAGATGCTTCCATAAAACAGTGTTACCACAGTGAGGTGAGAaccacaggtggagaaggctttaCGTTTCCCAGCAGCTGAGGGAATTTTGAGAACCGCAATGAGGATTAGTACATAAGAGAAAGCAATGAAGAGAAAGGGAGTCACCAAAACAACAGATCCTTCTATCATTATCACAATTTCATTGACAAATGTGGAGGAACAAGACAATTTCAGCAGAGGGCCAATGTCACAGAGAAAGTGATGGATAACATTGGAGTCACAGAAGATGAGATGATTCAGCAAAAGTGTGTGTAGGAATGAGTGGAAGTGAGGAAATGAGCAGGAGAAGGCCACCAGCAGGACACAACGGCGGTGGCTCACGGTGGTGACATAGTGGAAGGGGTCACAGATAGCCACATAGCGGTCAAAGGCCATGACTGCCAGAAGGAAGCTGTCAGAGTTGCCCaaagcataaataaaatacatctgTGTCAGACACCCAGCATAGGAGATGGTCTTCTTTGACAGGAAGTCCACTAGCATCCTGGGGACTATGGTTGTTGTAAAGCAAATGTCAGTGAAAGACAGgcaactcaagaagaaatacatgggAGTCTGAAGCTGGGGGTCAGAGTAGATGGCCAGGATGATGAGTAGGTTCCCTGTTATGGTGACCAGGTATATGGTGAGGAAGAGGATAAAGAGTGGCTTCTGGTCCTCAGGCCGGGAGGAGAGTCCCAGGAGGATGAACTCAGAGACACTGCTGGTTTGGTTGACATTTTCCATTGACTTGGGTCTAGTTATATATGAAGTTTTCTTATTTAATGTACTTCAATGCCTTCACCCAAATCATGAGAACCCAGCAAGTCTTTGTTTTCTCAGTTTGGTCACAATTAGCTGTTGTGCAGGGACAA carries:
- the OR1L8 gene encoding olfactory receptor family 1 subfamily L member 8 gives rise to the protein MENVNQTSSVSEFILLGLSSRPEDQKPLFILFLTIYLVTITGNLLIILAIYSDPQLQTPMYFFLSCLSFTDICFTTTIVPRMLVDFLSKKTISYAGCLTQMYFIYALGNSDSFLLAVMAFDRYVAICDPFHYVTTVSHRRCVLLVAFSCSFPHFHSFLHTLLLNHLIFCDSNVIHHFLCDIGPLLKLSCSSTFVNEIVIMIEGSVVLVTPFLFIAFSYVLILIAVLKIPSAAGKRKAFSTCGSHLTVVTLFYGSIFYVYLQPLSTYAVRDHIATIVYTVLSSMLNPFIYSLRNKDLKRGLRKLMGKK